A genomic window from Syngnathus typhle isolate RoL2023-S1 ecotype Sweden linkage group LG18, RoL_Styp_1.0, whole genome shotgun sequence includes:
- the twnk gene encoding twinkle protein, mitochondrial, with protein sequence MWMRLLLRGLSQGGTPKLISPRHFSSPCLLTHSRATRTLWAYTLRDTGSFLTRAYKKDAKSTVDFPASPVTVADIKQYLRSKDVPFHDGFSCLHAPSIFVDVAARAERFSLFVDKTTGQFLCMDTQVDGSWEDLQDCLEVMQAEERDFLSPQVLLSYRESAEEQEQSERDAREVRSIWSASVPFSDLTEDDATLIKTMFQITKISNATLKKFGVRLFKPTKSLVFPWLGGSDSSLKGLKLLSAQTTEDGAVCYNEAMVPKCSSYNNLFGLPLLSRMDANVVLTGRELDTLAVSQATGLASVALPRGVGSLPPALLPYLEQFKRVTLWLGGDMRSWEASKMFSRKLGLRRCWLVRPGEFQPCPVEALAQGKNLNRVVATAIPAAHKSIVSFKQLREDVYGEMMNTEQVAGVKWARFPELNRILKGHRKGELTVFTGPTGSGKTTFISELALDLCMQGVNTLWGSFEINNVRLAKIMLTQFAMQRLEDNLEQYDFWADKFEELPLYFMTFHGQQNVKSVLDTMQHAVYLYDINHVVIDNLQFMMGQENLSVDKFAVQDHIIGAFRKFATNSSCHITLIIHPRKEEDDRELQTASIFGSAKASQEADNVLILQEKKLVTCPGRRSLQVTKNRFDGDVGVFPLDFIKASLTFATPLKGKHKLRKVATKPEENEGEEAPAKKDSVKREKADKQQSKTPKSTRAAKQPPT encoded by the exons ATGTGGATGAGATTGCTACTGAGGGGTCTCTCTCAGGGAGGGACCCCAAAGTTGATCTCTCCAAGACATTTTTCATCCCCCTGTCTCCTCACTCATAGCAGAGCTACTCGGACTTTGTGGGCTTACACGCTGCGGGACACGGGCTCCTTCTTGACCAGGGCTTACAAAAAAGATGCTAAATCCACAGTGGACTTCCCGGCCAGTCCCGTCACGGTCGCAGATATCAAACAGTACCTACGTTCCAAGGACGTCCCCTTCCACGACGGTTTCAGCTGCCTGCACGCTCCCAGTATCTTTGTTGACGTCGCTGCCAGGGCCGAGCGCTTCTCCTTGTTTGTGGACAAGACTACCGGGCAGTTCTTGTGCATGGACACGCAGGTGGATGGGAGCTGGGAGGACCTCCAGGACTGCCTGGAGGTGATGCAGGCGGAGGAGCGAGATTTCCTCAGTCCGCAGGtgctgcttagctaccgagagaGCGCCGAGGAGCAGGAACAGAGCGAGAGGGACGCCAGGGAGGTGAGAAGCATCTGGTCCGCTTCTGTGCCCTTCTCGGATCTCACAGAGGATGACGCGACGCTCATCAAGACTATGTTCCAG atcaCAAAGATCTCTAATGCAACACTGAAGAAGTTTGGCGTGAGGCTGTTCAAGCCCACTAAAAGTCTGGTTTTCCCCTGGCTGGGAGGTTCTGATTCCTCCTTGAAGGGGCTGAAGCTCCTCTCGGCGCAAACGACAGAAGATGGCGCCGTCTGCTACAATGAGGCCATGGTCCCCAAGTGCAGCTCCTACAACAACCTGTTTGGCCTCCCTCTGCTGAGCCGCATGGACGCCAACGTGGTCCTGACGGGCCGCGAGCTGGACACGCTGGCCGTGAGCCAGGCTACGGGTTTAGCCAGTGTGGCCCTCCCGCGAGGCGTGGGCAGCCTGCCGCCCGCCCTGTTGCCCTACCTGGAGCAGTTCAAGCGCGTCACGCTGTGGCTGGGCGGCGACATGCGCTCCTGGGAGGCGTCCAAGATGTTCTCACGCAAGCTTGGCTTGCGCCGCTGCTGGCTGGTGCGGCCCGGGGAGTTCCAGCCCTGTCCTGTGGAGGCTTTAGCACAGGGAAAGAACTTGAACCGTGTTGTGGCGACCGCCATCCCCGCCGCGCACAAGTCTATTGTGTCCTTCAAACAGCTCCGCGAGGATGTGTACGGGGAGATGATGAACACCGAGCAAGTGGCCGGCGTCAAGTGGGCCCGCTTTCCTGAGCTCAACCGGATCTTGAAGGGACACCGCAAGGGAGAGCTCACGGTTTTTACCG GTCCCACGGGAAGCGGGAAGACCACCTTCATCAGCGAGCTGGCCCTGGACTTGTGCATGCAGGGTGTCAACACCTTGTGGGGCAGCTTTGAGATCAACAACGTGCGTCTGGCAAAGATCATGCTGACACAGTTTGCCATGCAGCGGCTAGAGGACAACCTGGAGCAGTACGACTTCTGGGCGGACAAGTTCGAGGAGCTGCCACTTTACTTTATGACCTTCCACGGCCAGCAGAACGTCAAGTCGGTGCTGGACACCATGCAGCACGCCGTCTACCTCTACGACATCAATCACGTGGTCATCGACAACCTGCAGTTCATGATGGGGCAGGAGAACCTCTCGGTCGACAA GTTTGCCGTCCAGGACCACATCATCGGTGCATTCAGGAAATTTGCCACCAATTCCAGCTGCCACATCACACTCATCATTCATCCCaggaaggaggaggacgacCGGGAATTGCAGACGGCCTCCATATTTGGCTCGGCAAAG GCCAGCCAAGAGGCGGACAACGTGTTGATCCTGCAGGAAAAGAAGCTGGTAACGTGCCCGGGGCGCCGCTCACTGCAGGTGACCAAGAACCGCTTTGACGGTGACGTGGGCGTCTTCCCGCTGGACTT